AATGAAGGATCAGTTCCTACCTTGCAATGCCTCTTGGGTTGCAAGGGATTCTTTAAAGCGGCTGAAACAATCGGGTACGGTAAGGGATTATGTCAAGGAATTTAGTTCTTTGATGCTGGATATCCAAAATATGTCCGAGGAGGACAAACTATTCAATTTTATGTCTGGTCTTCAACCATGGGCACAAATGGAGCTGAGAAGgcaaaacgtgaaggatttgccTAGTGCCTTTGCTGCTGCTGATGGCTTGGTGGATTTCAAGCTCAACAAAGATGCTGGCCCGAGTAAGGGAAAGGGCAAAGGGTTGGAGAAGAAAAGCGGCAAGAAGAAAAGTGGTGACAAAGGGAAGGCTGATGGTCAGAGTTCGGGGAGCAAGTTCTTGAAGGGAAGCCAGGGGTGTTTCCTATGCAATGGACCCCATCGTGCAAGGGATTGCCCGAAGAGGGAGAAGCTGACTGCTCTTGTGGCTGAAGATGACCATGTTCCTGTAGTTGCTGACTCTGGGAATTCTGCTGTCATGAATCCAATGCATTTGGTGAATGCTATTTCAGGGGTGAGTCCTTTGAAAGGATTGCTGTATGTGAATATAAGATTGAATAGTGCGGAAGTGTTAGCGATGGCTGATACTGGTGCCTCGCATAACTTCTTGGCTGAGAGGATGGCCAAAACTTTGGGTTTGGAAGTGACCAAGAGCTCCAACCGCATGAAGGCAGTAAATTCGGCAGCTAGAGATGTGATTGGCATGGCTGCCAATGTTGTGTGTACTGTTGGGGATTGGGCTGGATATGTGAATTTCTTGGTTGTTCCTTTAGATGATTTTGATCTGATTTTGGGGAATGATTTCTTTATGCGGGCTAAAGTTGCTGTTGTTCCTCATTTAAGTGGGTTGTTCATTTTAGATGAATTGCGAACCTGTTTTGTCCAAGGGAAATTTGTTCCTAAGGATGAATGTGATGATGTTGGCAAGGTGAATGGTGTGCTGAGTGCTACACAGGTTGAGAATGGGTTAAGGAGAGGTGAGGAGACCTTCCTTGCTGCCTTGCTAGATGTCAAGCCCGACAGGATTGTGGAAGTCCCGGATCAAGTTGCTGAGTTGCTGAGGCAATTTGCAGATGTGATGCCTTCTGAGTT
This is a stretch of genomic DNA from Manihot esculenta cultivar AM560-2 chromosome 2, M.esculenta_v8, whole genome shotgun sequence. It encodes these proteins:
- the LOC122723054 gene encoding uncharacterized protein LOC122723054, which encodes MAGGGAIEAVRERVARLESIIGPVDADGVESISTRMDDLHESVQRLETMLNEFSEEMRARVSLLEADVTLVKRTVAEIPGETVSNGKMKVPEPKAFNGARSAKELENFLWDMEQYFAAARIPDVEQVTFTSMYLSGDAKLWWRTRMSDDASAGRPRIDSWERLKKEMKDQFLPCNASWVARDSLKRLKQSGTVRDYVKEFSSLMLDIQNMSEEDKLFNFMSGLQPWAQMELRRQNVKDLPSAFAAADGLVDFKLNKDAGPSKGKGKGLEKKSGKKKSGDKGKADGQSSGSKFLKGSQGCFLCNGPHRARDCPKREKLTALVAEDDHVPVVADSGNSAVMNPMHLVNAISGVSPLKGLLYVNIRLNSAEVLAMADTGASHNFLAERMAKTLGLEVTKSSNRMKAVNSAARDVIGMAANVVCTVGDWAGYVNFLVVPLDDFDLILGNDFFMRAKVAVVPHLSGLFILDELRTCFVQGKFVPKDECDDVGKVNGVLSATQVENGLRRGEETFLAALLDVKPDRIVEVPDQVAELLRQFADVMPSELPKELPPRRAIDHKIELVPGSQPPAHAPYRMSPLELAELRKQLNELLDAGYIQPSKAPYGAPVLFQKKQDGTLRMCVDYRALNKVTIKNKYPVPLIHDLMGRLSGACWFTKLDLWAGNWQVWIAEGDKAETMGVNRCGVYEF